Sequence from the Gemmatimonadetes bacterium SCN 70-22 genome:
CACCGGCTGGGGGCGTGGGTGATCTCCGCCTTCGGCATCCTGGCCCTCGTGCTGGCCTCGATCGGGCTGTTCGGGGTGGTGAGCTATGCCGTGTCGACGCGCGAGCGCGAAGTGGGGATCCGCATGGCGATGGGGGCCGATGCGGGGCGGGTGGTGCGGCTGATGATGCGGGGCGGATTGCAGCTGATGGCGATCGGCGCCGCGCTGGGGTTGGCGCTGTCGGCGGCGGCGGCCAGGGTCCTGAGCGGGGTGCTGTACGGGGTGAATGCGATGGACCCGCTGGCGTTCGTGGTGGCCCCGCTGGTGCTGCTGGGGGTGGCGCTGGCGGCGGCGTGGATTCCGGCGCGCAGGGTGACGCGGATCAGTCCGGTGAGGGCGATACGGGCGGAGTAGGGGAGGGGGTGCCGCCAACGACTTCGGCGGCACTCGCCATCATCTCGCCCGCGCTCACACCCCGAGCAACGCCGCCGGCACCACCGCAATGCCGTCCGCTCGACGGTACGCATGCTCGCCGGTCGTCACGATGACGGCGTCCAGCAAGTCCTTGCCAAGTTGCTCCCTGAGCCAGAGCAGGTGCCGCACGTCGCGATCCTCGACCGACGCGCTGAGCTTGACCTCGATCGCGACGACGCGATGGTCGGCGCGTTCGACGATGAGATCGACCTCGTGCCTCCCGTCTTGCATCCGCAGGTGGCGCACTCGCGCCTCGGCCGCCTGGGCGTAGACGCGCACCGACAACGTCACGAGGGACTCGAAGAGCTGACCGAAGAGTGTTCCGTCACGCGGCGCCGTCGTCTCGCTCGCCGTTCCATTTTCCGCGCGGAATAGCGGAGAGGTCTCGCCGGCGAGCAGCGCCCCCTCGTCCGCGCCGAGGAGTCGGGCGGCGAGCGCGGGGTCGGCGAGGTGGTGCCGCGGGGCCTGGACGAGCCGCGCGAGGTGACTGCGAGACGGGGTCCAGCCCGGCACCGGGTCGAGCAGGTAGAGCCGCTCCAGGACCTCTCGATATGTCTGGATGGTCGGCTTGGTCGCCGTCTGGCCATCGCCGCTGGTCGCCGCATCGCGGATCTTCGCCAGGGTCGTGGTCGTCGCACTCGCGGCGGCGTATGCGGTCATCCAACGCCGGAGGGCGTGGGACTTCCGAACCGGGTGTCCCGCCTCCAGAACGTCGCGGTTCACCACGCGCTCCAGGTAGCCGTCGAGCTGCGCACGTCGCGCGCGCCCCTGCAGGCTCCGGATTCCGGGAAGACCCGACGCCACGACCTCGGCTGCATACTGGGCCAGATCGACCGGGCTCGTGCCTGAGACATCGGGACGGCCACCGCCCAGCAACTCCTTCAGGCTGACGGTCGTCGGGCCGAGTCCGCGTTCCGCGAGGGACATCGGCCGCATTCGTACGGATACGATGCGGCCGGCGCCGGAATGCGGGCGGGCGCCCACCTCGTCATCGGCCGGCAATGCCGATCCGGTGAGGAGATAGCGTCCGGGACTCGCTCCCTCATCGACGGATCGCCGCACGGCGTCCCACACCTGCGGGAGGCGCTGCCATTCGTCGATCAATACGGGTGGCGCTGCTTGCAGCGCGACCTTGGGACTCGCGCTCACCAATTGGCGCTGCGCGTCGTCGTCCATCCGGTAGATCGTCGTCGCCCGGCGTTCGGCGGTCGCCGTCTTTCCGACTCCCTTCGGCCCCTCCAGCGCCACCGCGGCAAGACCACTCATCAGCTCGTCGATTTCCGTCTCGACGACTCTGGGCGTGTAGGGGGGCATCCGTTCAACTGGTCGAGGGGAGGTGGCGCTGGTGACGGACCCTGTTTGTCCGTTCACTCACTATTTGTTTGTCCTTTTACACAGTGTCTATTTATCCATTAACACACATTGTACTTGTCCATTCCCACACCCGCAAGCAGGCGCTGAGGAGACAATCGTAGTACTTGGTAATACTCAGTATGATTGAATATGCCCGGTAACCTTCGCTTCGCCCGAATCTCGATCACCCTCCCGCCCGAGACGCTTCGCGCCGCCGACGAACTCGCGGCGCGGCACGATCGATCGCGCAGCTGGATCGTGGCCGAGGCGATTCGGCAGTATGCCGCGGCCCAGCGCGGGGCGCCGTCGGCGGACGACGATGCTTCGAAGCGCCTGGGGCGATCGCGACTGGAGCAGTTGCGCCGCGACGTCGCCCTGTCGCCAGAGGCGCGCGTGCTGGAGAGTGAGGGAATCGTGACGGTCGATGGCGAGCCGGGCGCGCCGGTGCCGCCGCGCTCGTTCCCGTCGTACGACGACTTCATCGCCTGGCGCCGCGAGCGCGGGGCAGGGTGAAGACGATCAAGTCCTCTACTCATACATGAGTACACTCACGCGTGAGTAATGCTCGACTCGACCGCCGCGAGAACGCCCCTTACGCCGGCCGTGCCGCCGGAGCCGTCTCGTGTGACGCCTCGAGGATCGCCCGCACCCTCGGCATCACCTCCCCCCCAAACAACCCAATGCTCCGCATGAGCACCTCGTGCGCCAGCGTCCCCGCGCTGTACTTGATGTCGAACCGCGCCAACCCCAGCGCCTGCACCGTCGCCGCAATCCGCCGGGCCACGGTGTCGGGCGCACCGACGTAGAGCGACCCCTCCTCGGCCTCGCGCTCGAAGTCGGCGCGGCTGGTGGGAGGCCACCCGCGCTCGGCCCCGATGCGGTCGCGCATCTCGCGCCACGGCTGCCAGAGCTCGGCCTTCGCCTGCGCATCGCTCTCGGCGACATGCCCGTGCGAGTGCACGCCGATGGGGAGCGACTCGACGCCGAACTCCCCCAGGGCGCGATGATACAGGTCGACGTACGGCGCGAAGCGCAGCGGCGAGCCACCGATGATGGCCAGGATCAGCGGCAGCTTGTACCTGGCGGCGCGCACGACCGACTCGGGGCTCCCGCCGACGCCGATCCAGGTCTTGATGGTGCCGTTGGTCGTGGACGGATAGACGCGCTGGTTGCTGAGCGGAGCGCGGGTGGTGCCGCGCCAGCTGAGCGGCGTGCCGGTGCGGTCGGACTCGAGAATGGCGGCAAAGAGATCCAGCCGCTCCTCGAACAGGGTGTTGTACTGGTCGAGCGGAAAGCCGAACAACGGAAACGATTCGGTGAACGATCCGCGCCCGAGGATGATCTCGGCCCGTCCATTCGACGCGGCGTCGAGGGTGGAGAATCGCTGGAAGACGCGCACCGGATCATCCGAGCTGAGCACGGTGACCGCCGAGCCGAGCCGGATGCGGGTGGTGCGGCCGGCGATTGTCGCGAGGACCATCTCGGGGGAGGAGACGGCGAAGTCGGCGCGATGGTGCTCGCCGATGCCGAAGAAGTCGACGCCGACCTGGTCGGCGAGGACGGCCTCGTCGATGACGTCGCGGATGACCTGGGGGTGCGAGAGGAGCTGCCCGGCGCTATCGCGGGTGACGTCGCCGAAGGTCTCGAGGCCGAGTTCGAGCGGAGCGGTCATGACGTGGGGGAGCGGTGGAGGGGCGGCACGGGGAGCGCGTCGGACCACGGCGGGGGGCCGCGCTCCAATCCAGCGGCATTCTAGCGAGACGAAGTCGATTGAAGGGGGGGAGTTCCCCACGGGGGCACTCGAAGGCGAGTCGACGGTGCAATTCGAGGGCGCGGTTGACGATGTTCCGCACGACATCCCAAGCATCAGCCGATCTGCCATGTCTCCCACGAACCACCCCCCGCACGACCGCCCGGACCGCGACGCGATGCTGCGCGCCACGGCACAGGCCAACTCGCTCACTGACGACGTCCGGATCGATGCGGTCCGCCCGCTGGTGGTCCCGGCGCTGCTGCAGGAACGGGTGACGGTGCCGGACGAGTCGCTGGCGCTGGTGGGGCGCACGCGGGGCGCGATCGCCGACATCTTGCACGGGCGCGACGACCGGCTGCTCATCGTGGTGGGGCCGTGCTCGATCCACGATCACGAGCAGGCGCTGGAATATGGCCAGCGCCTCAAGGGCGTGGCCGACACGCTGGGTGACGAGCTGCTGATCGTGATGCGCGCCTACTTCGAGAAGCCGCGCACCACGGTGGGATGGAAGGGGTACATCAACGACCCGCACCTGGATGGGACGTTCGCCATCAACGATGGGCTGGAGCGGGCGCGCCGCCTGCTGGTGGAGCTGGCCTCGTTGGGGCTGCCGACGGGGACGGAGTTCCTGGACCTGCTGAGCCCGCAGTACATCTCCGATCTCGTCTCCTGGGGGGCGATCGGGGCGCGCACGACGGAGAGCCAGAGCCACCGGCAGCTCGCCTCGGGGTTGAGCTGCCCGGTGGGGTTCAAGAACGGGACGGATGGGAGCGTGAAGGTCGCGGCCGACGCGATCATGGCGGCGCGCTCGCCGCACGCCTTCATGGGGATGACCAAACTCGGTGTTGCCGCGATCTTCGAGACGACGGGGAACGCCGACTGCCACGTGATCCTGCGCGGCGGCAGGCGGCCGAACTACGACGCCGAGAGCGTGGCCGCCTGCTGCGCCACGCTGCGCGCGGCGGGGCTGCGCGAGCAGGTGATGATCGACGTGTCGCACGGCAACAGCGAGAAGCAGTTCCGCCGGCAGGTGGAGGTGGCCCAAGCCGTGGGCGAACGAATTGCAGCCGGCGACGCGCACGTCACGGGGCTCATGATCGAGAGCCACCTGGAGGAAGGGCGCCAGGACCTGGTTCCCGGGGCGCCGCTCAGGCGCGGAGTGTCGATCACCGATGCGTGCATCGGCTTCAACGATACGGTGCCGGTGCTGGAGTCGCTGGCCCGGGCGGTGCGCGACAGACGGCGGGTGGCGGTCGCTGGTGCAGCGGCACGGGGGAGCGCTCCGAAACATGCCGAAACTCGCCAGCGCCCCGGTGAACTACGCGTCGAAGTGGGCGACGCTGACGTTCGAGGTGCGGTGGGGTGACCCCCGGTGGAGCGCGGCGTGTGGCGCTCCACCGAAAGGTCTCAGTCGGGGCTCAGGTACCGCTCGGTTGTGACTGCGCGGGAGGCATGTCGCCGGGGGGGAGGCGAGCGATGCCCGGTTCCCGTACTGCTTCTGCGGCTGCGGGCGCGTCGGCCGGCAGGTGTTCCTGCGCCTCGGCGCTCTCCGCTGCCGCCCCCTTCTTCTTCAGGAACGACGGCGGCCGGAAGGCCGCCCGCTCCTCTTCCGTCAGCCGCAAGGTCACCCGCGCCCCCACGGCGACCCCCTTGGCGTACTCGACGTCCTGGAGCGCCCGCACCCGGGCGTCGGCCATGGCGTTCTGCAGGTGGCGCTGGGTCTCCCACCCCTTGGAGATCCCGGTGGGGAGCCCGAGGAGGGCGTCGAACTCGTCGGGGGTGACGCCGAGCGATTCGCGGATGCGGCGGATCTCCTGGTGGGTGAGGAGGGCGTGCTTCTCGCGGATGGCGGCCATGGTGGCGAGGTAGTCGCCCTCCACCTGGTCGGGGCTGCGCCGCTCGAGCTCGCACTTGGAACAGCGCAGCACGCGCCGCTCGACGGTGGCGGAGAGGCCGACCATGGACTCGGTCTTCGTGATGGTGGTGGCGGTGAAGACGCCGCCGCAGCCGGCGTGACGGTCGACGAAGGGGACGAGGGGAGCGGAAGGTGCGGCGTCGCCGGGCGCGGGGGCGGTCGGTTGGGTCATCGCGAAGGGGGCGTGGGTCGTGTCGACGGTCGAGCCCGACGAGGTGGCTCTCGAGGTGAAAAGCTAATCGGGGGCGGAGAGGCGATCACCGGCTCGTGGTTGCCTCGTCTTCCGGGGCCGGACAACTTGGCGGGTGGCAGGGCGTCTCGAACCGCGAGGGGAGCCATGAAGAAGATCCAGGTGCAGGGGGTGCATCACATCACCATCGTGGGGTCGACGCGGCAGAGCGCGATCGACTTCTGGGAAGGGGTGCTGGGGATGCCCTTCATCTTCGAGCAGCCGAACCTGGGGAACCCCGCGGAGAGCCACATCTACTTCGATCCGGGCGACGGGCGGCTGCTGACGGTCTTCACGAACGAGTCGCGCCAGGACGCCGGGCGACACGCCCCGCGCGAGGTGGGGAGCGTGGATCACCTGGCCTTCAACGTGTCGCACGCGACGTTCACCCAGGCCCCGCAGCGGCTGCGCGATCGCGGAATCGAGTTCTACGAGCGCGACCGCGGCTTCATGAACTCGATCTACCTGCGCGACCCGAACGGCCTCCTGGTGGAGCTGGCGTGCTACAAGTTCGAGATCCAGGAGGGGTTCCGCGCCGCGGACGTGATGATCAAGGCGCACCGCCTGCGAGTGGAGCGCGGGGCGCATCACATCATGGACGAGCACCTGGCCGATGCGATCGAGTACCTGATCTCGACACGCGACCGGCTGCCGCACGACGCGCCGGCGGAGGTGAGCGGGGACTGAGGGGAGGGGGGGAGCATCGCGCGAATCGCCGGACGCGGGCCGCCAGCGCCAGGCTGGCGGCCCGTCGCTTGCCGGCCGCTATTTCGACCGTGCGACCACGGGCACCATGACGTGCGCGTACGGCGTCCCCTTCCACATCACGAACGGTCCCCCGCTCCGGGGATCCGTCGGCAGCGTCTCGAGGAGCCGCTGGTCCGGAACGAGCACCATCACGTGCGGATCGCCCCGCGGGATCCACTGGTTGGTGGGCGTGGGCGCGGTGGCGAAGGGATCGGTGTTGCTCACCGGCATGTCCTCCTGGAGCATGTAGCCGAAGCCGAGCTGCGTCACGGTGGGGGTGCGCTTGTTCATCCACGCGTCGATGAACGCTCGCCACGGCGCGTCGAGGCACATGGGCGTGTCGTTAGGCACCTGGGGCATGTCGGGCATGCACACCCAGTCGCTGGTCCCCTTCCGCAGGACGCGGCCATCGTGCCCCATGACGGTGGCGCCGGCGGCGATGGAGGGCGGGGCGGCGCTGAGTGCGCTGGCGACCAGGAGCTGGTCGGTGGCGCCGCGACTCTCTCCCCGCTGCGCCGTGCCGTGGGTTGCCTGGGCTGCCGCCACGCCCGACAGGCTGACCAGGAGCGCGCTGGTGGTGAGCAGAACGGTGCGCATCGGTACCTCCGCGTCGAAGGGGGATGACCACGGGTCGCATGGCGGTGGGGGACCCTCGCTGGTCCACACCGAGGCGGCTCGGGGAGCGTACGCGCCGCGTGCTGACTAGACCGATCGGTCTAGTTTCGGCGCAAAAAAAATCAGGGGGCGGTCACGGCAGAGAAGTAGAAGTCCAGCACGGCGTCGAGGGGGCGCGCAGTGCGTAGCAGACGCGACCGAAGTGCGGCCCCCTCCCAGGCGTTCACGAGCACGTCGGCCAATGCCGCAGTGTCGGTCGCGGGAGGGAGATCGCCGCGCAGACGGGCGTCCTCGAGGGAGTGGGCGAGGGCGGAGGCGACTTGGGCGAGGCACGCGTCGATCTTGCGGCGAAAGACCTCGCTCGCCCCGGACAGTTCCTGGCCAAGGGCGCCGAGAAAGCAGCCGAGATAGCCCTCGTTGGCGTAGGCGGCGCGGACCCCGTCGAAGAAGGCGCGCACCCGATCGAGCGGGGCGCGGCCGGGGGTGCCGAGCGCGGCGTCGAGCATGGCGCGCACGTTGCCCTGGTAGGCGTCGATGGCCTGCAGGGCGAAATCTTCCTTGGACGCGAAGTGGTGATAGAACGACCCCTTGGGGACGCGAGTGGCGGCGAGGATGTCCTGCACGCCGACGGCGTGATAGCCACGCTCGAGCATGAGCTGCAGGCCGGCCAGAATGAGCCGCTGCTTGGTCTCGTGCATGGGGGCGGGAGTTCCTAGACCGACCGGTCTATTCATGGCTCCAAAGTGTGGGCGAGTGGGCGGAGCGTCAAGAGCGCGCGAATTTCGCGGTACGGGCGTGCCGCGACACGCGCCCGGGACGGTTCACCCCCCGCCCACACCCACCTCAAACGGCGTTCGAGAGGGTATCATGCTACTGTCTTCCTTCGCCCCCGATGTGACGTCCGCCGAATGGCTTCGATGACTCCCGATCCCATCCAACGCCCGCCACACGCCGCCAACGCGGACTGGGCGGCTGAGCCGGCCGGGATCTCCCCCTACCGCATCACCACCGAGCGCCCGGCGCACCTGCGCGATTGGCGCCTCCCGCGTCAGTGGTCGTGGGGGACGGACGGGGTGTGGATCGGGTATCACCGGCACACGCAGCAGGTGATCGACCCGCTGGGGCGCACGCTCTCGCTGGTGACGGCCCCCGACCCGGCGCACCGGGAGTGGCTCACGGCCGAGGCGCGGGCGCTGGGGAACCGGCGTCACCGGTCGATCCCGACGACGTACGTGTACTGGCCGCGCGACGACGAGGCGCCGCGGGGGCCGGGGTACGTGCGGCACTGGATCGACGGGATCCCGCTGTCGATGCAGCTGCGGACGCAGGGGCCCGACACGATCGGGCAGGCGATGACGCGACTGCGGATCGTCGGGTCGTGCCTGGCGATGCTGCACGAGCGCGACGAGACGCATGGGGCGATCAACTGCGAGGCGCCGTGGATGACGCGCGCGGGGGAGCACTACCTGCTGGGGTGGCAGTGGGCGCTTCCGCCAGCTGCATTGCCGCCGGGGAAGGTCCCGTCGCTGCAGTGGACGGTGGTAGCGCCGGAGTGGCGCCAGGCGATCGCGCAGGGTGGTGACTGGTGGCGCCCCACGCAGGCGACGGACCAGTTCCAGCTGGGGGCGGTGATCAGCGCGAGCCTGGCGGGGGCAACCTGGGAGCGCGATGGCGAGGACGTGCTCGCCGCGCTCGACGCGCGGGGCGACGTGCCGCGCAGCGTGCGGGAGGTGCTGCGGCGCGCGCTCTCGACCGACCCGGCGGCACGCTTCCCCTCGATGGCGGCGCTGCTGGAGACGCTCGATCGCGCCATCGGCGGGGAGTCGTCGCTGGCAGGGCTGGGGGTGGGCCCGGTGGCCGCGGTGCCCGACGGCGATCGCGAGACGGCGGCGGCGTGGCAGGAGGCGCGGCTGCGCGCGGCGACGGGGCTGGACTACGACCTGATCGAGCAGCTGGGGCGAGGCGCGTACGGGGCGGTGTGGCGCGCCCGCGACCTGGCGCTCGATCGCGAGGTGGCGCTCAAGGCGCTGAACACGGGGATCGCGCAG
This genomic interval carries:
- a CDS encoding AAA family ATPase is translated as MPPYTPRVVETEIDELMSGLAAVALEGPKGVGKTATAERRATTIYRMDDDAQRQLVSASPKVALQAAPPVLIDEWQRLPQVWDAVRRSVDEGASPGRYLLTGSALPADDEVGARPHSGAGRIVSVRMRPMSLAERGLGPTTVSLKELLGGGRPDVSGTSPVDLAQYAAEVVASGLPGIRSLQGRARRAQLDGYLERVVNRDVLEAGHPVRKSHALRRWMTAYAAASATTTTLAKIRDAATSGDGQTATKPTIQTYREVLERLYLLDPVPGWTPSRSHLARLVQAPRHHLADPALAARLLGADEGALLAGETSPLFRAENGTASETTAPRDGTLFGQLFESLVTLSVRVYAQAAEARVRHLRMQDGRHEVDLIVERADHRVVAIEVKLSASVEDRDVRHLLWLREQLGKDLLDAVIVTTGEHAYRRADGIAVVPAALLGV
- a CDS encoding luciferase, with protein sequence MTAPLELGLETFGDVTRDSAGQLLSHPQVIRDVIDEAVLADQVGVDFFGIGEHHRADFAVSSPEMVLATIAGRTTRIRLGSAVTVLSSDDPVRVFQRFSTLDAASNGRAEIILGRGSFTESFPLFGFPLDQYNTLFEERLDLFAAILESDRTGTPLSWRGTTRAPLSNQRVYPSTTNGTIKTWIGVGGSPESVVRAARYKLPLILAIIGGSPLRFAPYVDLYHRALGEFGVESLPIGVHSHGHVAESDAQAKAELWQPWREMRDRIGAERGWPPTSRADFEREAEEGSLYVGAPDTVARRIAATVQALGLARFDIKYSAGTLAHEVLMRSIGLFGGEVMPRVRAILEASHETAPAARPA
- a CDS encoding TetR family transcriptional regulator; protein product: MHETKQRLILAGLQLMLERGYHAVGVQDILAATRVPKGSFYHHFASKEDFALQAIDAYQGNVRAMLDAALGTPGRAPLDRVRAFFDGVRAAYANEGYLGCFLGALGQELSGASEVFRRKIDACLAQVASALAHSLEDARLRGDLPPATDTAALADVLVNAWEGAALRSRLLRTARPLDAVLDFYFSAVTAP
- a CDS encoding glyoxalase — translated: MKKIQVQGVHHITIVGSTRQSAIDFWEGVLGMPFIFEQPNLGNPAESHIYFDPGDGRLLTVFTNESRQDAGRHAPREVGSVDHLAFNVSHATFTQAPQRLRDRGIEFYERDRGFMNSIYLRDPNGLLVELACYKFEIQEGFRAADVMIKAHRLRVERGAHHIMDEHLADAIEYLISTRDRLPHDAPAEVSGD